In Nyctibius grandis isolate bNycGra1 chromosome 6, bNycGra1.pri, whole genome shotgun sequence, a single genomic region encodes these proteins:
- the COX18 gene encoding cytochrome c oxidase assembly protein COX18, mitochondrial, protein MWRLLRPGWAAGGAAAAPLSLPVAAASGGPGGWYECLAQSAPVHCAEEGLVVLQAAAGLPWWAAIACGAALLRTAVTLPLAAHQGRLLAKLENLQPEIKTLAERLRYEVTVRGKQLGWSEKVARFHFKKNLRRIVTDLYVRDNCHPFKATLLVWVQIPMWVCVSLALRNCSVGATDPQVQEAFSAGGALWFTDLTAPDSTWILPVSLGLVNLLILEIFASQKMGVSRFQKLATNFFRVVSVVMIPVAATVPSSMALYWLSSSVVGLSHNLLLRSPTFRRLCCIPRTRSDSDTPYRDIVSALAAKYSFKK, encoded by the exons ATGTGGCGGCTGCTGCGGCCGGGctgggcggcgggcggcgcggccgccGCTCCCCTGAGCTTACCGGTGGCGGCGGCgagcggcggccccggcggctgGTACGAGTGTCTGGCTCAGTCGGCGCCGGTGCACTGCGCCGAGGAGGGGTTGGTGGTGCTGCAggcggccgcggggctgccGTGGTGGGCCGCCATCGCCTGCGGCGCCGCCCTGCTCCGCACCGCCGTCACGCTGCCGCTGGCCGCGCACCAGGGCCGCCTCCTGGCCAAG CTGGAAAACTTGCAGCCTGAGATTAAAACGCTAGCTGAGCGTCTTCGCTATGAAGTTACTGTTCGTGGGAAGCAGCTGGGTTGGTCTGAAAAGGTGGCCAG gttCCACTTCAAGAAGAACCTGCGGAGGATTGTTACGGACCTGTACGTTCGAGACAACTGCCATCCCTTCAAAGCCACTTTACTGGTGTGGGTGCAGATTCCCATGTGGGTTTGCGTGTCCCTCGCTCTGCGCAACTGCAGCGTCGGTGCCACGGACCCACAAG TTCAAGAAGCGTTTTCAGCAGGCGGAGCTTTGTGGTTTACAGACCTCACAGCACCAGACTCTACATGGATTTTACCAGTGTCACTTGGGCTCGTGAATTTGCTGATACTGGAG ATCTTCGCTTCACAAAAAATGGGTGTTTCCAGGTTCCAGAAGCTTGCTACGAATTTCTTCCGAGTGGTGTCAGTGGTGATGATCCCTGTCGCTGCAACAGTCCCCTCT TCCATGGCGTTGTACTGGCTGTCCTCCAGCGTCGTGGGACTCTCACACAACCTGTTGCTGCGCTCTCCCACCTTCCGTCGGCTGTGTTGCATACCAAGGACCAGATCTGACTCGGACACCCCTTACAGGGATATTGTGTCTGCCTTGGCTGCCAAATACAGCTTTAAGAAATGA